GGACCACCCCGGCGGCGGTAGCGGTGAACCCACGGTAGAGCACATGATCCGGCCGGGTCACCGGCAGTGGTGCCGGCCAGGTGAACCCAGGGCCACTCCCGGCGTCGGCCTGGGCGTCGCGGAGCAGATCGGTCAACGGGGTGATCACCCGGTCGGTGGTGGCCGTGTTGAAGTCACCCACCACGATCAGACGATCGGCCCGTTCCTGGCGCAGTGTGGCGGCGAGAGTGGCGACGGTCCGGTCCCTCAGCACGGTGTCACCAGCTCGGGCCGAGCCGAGATGCACGACGTAGACCACGATGTCGCCGGTGGGTCCGGCGACCACGGCTCGTAACGCCCGGGTCCAGTCGAGCCCGGTGTCCACGCCGACCGCCTGCTGGATCGGCCACCGACTCCACAGGGCGACGGTGGAGAGCACGACACGGTGTGGATACCGTGGAGCCAACGCGGCGGCGATCGGCCGATGGCCGTGTTCGGAGATCTCCTGCAGAGCGATCAGGTCCGGATCCGCGTCGAGCAACACGTTCACGGTGGCAGCCGGGTCCGGATTCCCGGCCCGCACGTTCTGGCTGATCACCGTCAACTCGGCCGGGCCGTCGGCGGGCCCAGGCAACCAGACGATCCCGAAAGACGCGGTCCAGACGACCGTCGGCACCAGCACCGAGCCCAAGGCGGGAGCGGACCGACGCAGCAGCGCCACCGCGACCAACGGCATGATCCCCAGGCCGAGGAAGGGAATGACGCTGTCCAACAGACTGCCGAGGCCACGAACGTTGGGGACGAACTGGTGACCGGCGAGCAGGCCCGCCAGCAGCAGCGCGACGGCACTGGTACGGGCACCTCGGCGATGGGTGGGACGGGCCGCCGCGTCACCGACGGCAACGTCGATCTTGTGGGTGGTCACCGCGTACATGGTAGCGGCCGGCCG
The sequence above is a segment of the Solwaraspora sp. WMMD406 genome. Coding sequences within it:
- a CDS encoding endonuclease/exonuclease/phosphatase family protein; the protein is MTTHKIDVAVGDAAARPTHRRGARTSAVALLLAGLLAGHQFVPNVRGLGSLLDSVIPFLGLGIMPLVAVALLRRSAPALGSVLVPTVVWTASFGIVWLPGPADGPAELTVISQNVRAGNPDPAATVNVLLDADPDLIALQEISEHGHRPIAAALAPRYPHRVVLSTVALWSRWPIQQAVGVDTGLDWTRALRAVVAGPTGDIVVYVVHLGSARAGDTVLRDRTVATLAATLRQERADRLIVVGDFNTATTDRVITPLTDLLRDAQADAGSGPGFTWPAPLPVTRPDHVLYRGFTATAAGVVRTPASDHRAVFAGFRR